A genomic segment from Amycolatopsis camponoti encodes:
- a CDS encoding GntR family transcriptional regulator: MLETTTTGEAGAVAAMRGQREPKYWALKQHLLDLLDVLPPGSPIPTERALAGEFTVSRTTVRQALADLTAEGRLHRVQGKGTFAAEPKLAQRLQLSSYTEDMRRQGLKPSSKLLELEELPAEGDLAKLLGIRTGAKILRLRRLRLADSQPMALETSHLPAGRFRGLRKHVSAGGSLYAVLREYYGVELERAEESIETSLAGPEEAEMLGADVGMPVLRLTRHSFATDGKPVEYARSVYRGDRYKFVTTLMP, translated from the coding sequence ATGTTGGAGACCACCACCACGGGCGAGGCGGGCGCCGTCGCCGCGATGCGCGGGCAGCGCGAGCCCAAGTACTGGGCGCTGAAACAGCACCTCCTCGACCTCCTGGACGTGCTGCCGCCCGGGTCGCCGATCCCGACCGAACGCGCGCTCGCCGGGGAGTTCACGGTCTCCCGCACCACCGTGCGCCAGGCGCTGGCCGACCTCACGGCCGAGGGCCGTCTGCACCGTGTGCAGGGGAAAGGCACGTTCGCGGCCGAGCCGAAGCTCGCGCAGCGGCTGCAGTTGTCGTCCTACACCGAGGACATGCGGCGCCAAGGCCTGAAGCCGTCTTCGAAGCTGCTGGAGCTCGAGGAGCTCCCGGCCGAGGGCGACCTCGCGAAACTGCTCGGAATCCGTACTGGTGCGAAAATTCTTCGCCTTCGACGGCTTCGACTGGCGGACTCGCAGCCGATGGCGCTGGAGACTTCGCACCTCCCGGCCGGCCGATTCCGCGGACTCCGCAAGCACGTCTCGGCGGGCGGTTCGTTGTACGCCGTTCTGCGCGAGTACTACGGAGTGGAACTGGAACGCGCCGAAGAGTCGATCGAGACGTCGCTCGCCGGTCCGGAAGAGGCGGAGATGCTCGGCGCCGACGTCGGCATGCCGGTGCTCCGGCTGACCCGGCACTCGTTCGCCACCGACGGCAAGCCGGTCGAGTACGCCCGCTCCGTCTACCGCGGCGACCGGTACAAGTTCGTCACCACGCTGATGCCGTGA
- a CDS encoding SGNH/GDSL hydrolase family protein — MYGFDSYVAIGDSFTEGLNDELPDGSYRGWADRLAEILAAGRTGFQYANLSLRGKMLDEIMDEQLPIALELKPDLVTLCAGGNDIIVPGADVDAVAARLEEGVAKLRAAGIPVLIFNGPDTKVLSVMSVLRGKVGIYNAHLWAIAERHGARMVDLWTMAPLHDRRAWSDDRLHFSPEAHRRIALKAAEVLGVPIEGDWREPWPAEEVPNRWIDSRRSDLTWTKAYLLPWIRRQLRGESMGDGLSPKRPQLAPYVPLDVLEVPDNAQARQQAS; from the coding sequence GTGTACGGATTCGACAGCTATGTGGCGATCGGGGACAGCTTCACCGAAGGGCTCAACGACGAGCTGCCGGACGGTTCGTACCGCGGCTGGGCCGACCGGCTCGCGGAGATCCTGGCGGCCGGGCGCACCGGCTTCCAGTACGCGAACCTGTCCCTGCGGGGCAAGATGCTCGACGAGATCATGGACGAGCAGCTCCCGATCGCCCTGGAACTGAAGCCCGACCTGGTCACCCTGTGCGCGGGCGGCAACGACATCATCGTCCCGGGAGCGGACGTCGACGCGGTGGCGGCGCGCCTCGAAGAGGGCGTGGCCAAGCTGCGGGCGGCGGGCATCCCAGTGCTCATCTTCAACGGCCCGGACACGAAGGTGCTGTCCGTGATGTCGGTTCTGCGCGGCAAGGTGGGGATCTACAACGCCCACCTGTGGGCGATCGCGGAGCGCCACGGCGCCCGCATGGTCGATTTGTGGACGATGGCGCCCCTCCACGACCGCCGCGCGTGGAGCGACGACCGCCTGCACTTCTCCCCGGAGGCCCACCGCCGGATCGCCCTGAAGGCAGCGGAGGTCCTGGGAGTGCCGATCGAGGGCGACTGGCGCGAGCCGTGGCCCGCGGAGGAGGTCCCGAACCGCTGGATCGACTCGCGGCGATCGGATCTGACGTGGACGAAGGCCTACCTGCTGCCGTGGATCCGGCGGCAGCTGCGGGGCGAGTCGATGGGCGACGGGTTGTCGCCGAAGCGGCCGCAGCTGGCGCCTTACGTGCCTTTGGACGTGCTCGAGGTGCCGGACAACGCCCAGGCTCGGCAGCAGGCCAGCTGA
- a CDS encoding MFS transporter has product MTATEDTGIRWGTHAARGVLATTILGSGMAMLDGTIVNVALPRIGTELNASVAGLQWILDGYLLALAALILVAGSLGDRYGRRRMYLIGVVWFGVASGLCAAATSTEMLVAMRILQGIGGALLTPGSLAILQSSFAHDARARAIGAWSGLGGIAAAAGPLLGGFLVQVWSWRLAFLINVPIAVAVVLMARKFVPESRDPQATGHPDFGAAALGAIGLAGITGALVEAPARGIADPIVLVAGLLGIAGLTAFVVVQHRSREPLVPPSLFRDRTFTLANALTFAMYAALGGVMMLLVMQLQVSLHYSPTASGLAGLPLTVIMLLLSGRSGALAQRIGPRTQLVVGPIIVGIGMLLMLRIAPGASYLGTVLPAVVVFGLGLATVVAPVTATVLAAAPDRYAGVASGVNNAIARSGGLLAVAVLPAAAGLTGEAYADPVALTAGWRMALVICAALAIVGGLIALGIHNGVLEPPSEPPASPAADDESPHLGECYHCGVEGPPTHIRGGSPVAGS; this is encoded by the coding sequence GTGACTGCCACCGAAGACACCGGGATCCGCTGGGGGACGCACGCCGCCCGCGGCGTGCTCGCCACCACCATCCTCGGTTCGGGCATGGCGATGCTCGACGGCACCATCGTCAACGTCGCCCTGCCCCGCATCGGCACCGAGCTGAACGCCTCCGTCGCCGGGCTCCAATGGATCCTCGACGGCTACCTGCTGGCGCTCGCCGCGCTCATCCTGGTCGCCGGCTCGCTCGGCGACCGCTACGGCCGCCGCCGGATGTACCTCATCGGCGTCGTCTGGTTCGGCGTCGCGTCCGGGCTGTGCGCCGCCGCGACGTCCACCGAGATGCTGGTCGCGATGCGGATCCTGCAGGGCATCGGCGGCGCGCTGCTGACGCCCGGGTCGCTCGCGATCCTCCAGTCGTCCTTCGCGCACGACGCGCGCGCCCGCGCGATCGGCGCGTGGTCCGGCCTCGGCGGCATCGCGGCGGCCGCCGGACCGCTGCTCGGCGGCTTCCTCGTCCAGGTCTGGTCGTGGCGGCTCGCGTTCCTGATCAACGTCCCGATCGCGGTCGCCGTCGTGCTGATGGCCCGGAAGTTCGTCCCCGAGTCCCGCGACCCGCAGGCGACCGGGCACCCCGACTTCGGCGCCGCGGCGCTCGGCGCGATCGGCCTCGCCGGGATCACCGGTGCGCTGGTGGAGGCGCCGGCTCGCGGCATCGCGGACCCGATCGTGCTGGTCGCGGGCCTGCTGGGGATCGCGGGACTGACCGCGTTCGTCGTCGTCCAGCACCGCTCGCGCGAGCCGCTGGTGCCGCCGTCGCTGTTCCGCGACCGGACGTTCACCCTGGCCAACGCGCTGACCTTCGCCATGTACGCGGCGCTCGGCGGCGTGATGATGCTGCTGGTCATGCAGCTGCAGGTGTCGCTGCACTACTCGCCGACGGCGTCCGGCCTGGCCGGGCTGCCGCTCACGGTGATCATGCTGCTGCTGTCGGGGCGTTCGGGTGCGCTGGCCCAGCGCATCGGGCCGCGCACCCAGCTGGTGGTGGGCCCGATCATCGTCGGCATCGGGATGCTGCTGATGCTGCGCATCGCGCCCGGCGCGTCCTACCTCGGGACGGTGCTGCCCGCGGTCGTCGTGTTCGGGCTGGGCCTGGCGACGGTGGTGGCCCCGGTGACCGCGACGGTGCTCGCCGCGGCCCCGGACCGCTACGCCGGCGTCGCGTCGGGGGTCAACAACGCGATCGCGCGCTCCGGTGGTCTCTTGGCCGTCGCGGTGCTGCCGGCCGCGGCCGGGCTGACCGGCGAGGCGTACGCCGACCCGGTGGCGCTCACCGCGGGTTGGCGGATGGCGCTGGTCATCTGCGCGGCGCTGGCGATCGTGGGCGGGCTGATCGCGCTGGGCATCCACAACGGCGTCCTCGAGCCGCCGTCCGAGCCGCCGGCTTCTCCCGCGGCCGACGACGAGAGCCCCCACCTGGGCGAGTGCTACCACTGCGGCGTCGAGGGGCCGCCGACCCACATCCGCGGCGGCTCCCCGGTGGCCGGTTCCTAG
- the thiO gene encoding glycine oxidase ThiO: MTNTLAVVGGGVIGLSTAWRAARAGREVTLYDPEPVRGGASWLAGGMLAPVTEAWPGEEDVLRLGEESLKRWPGFASDLAQEGLDPGLAEHGTLVVAFDSADAGHLDILAAHLHSLGRVAERLTSRETKRLEPGTGSVRSGLHVPGDLAVDNRKLLHALYAACQERDVRFVRERVERVPDADAVVLAAGAWTGRLHPQLADAVRPLKGEILRLKPRRGCLPPPTRTVRAVVESRPIYLVPRGDQELVLGATQYEAGFDRAVTARGVRELIEGAERVFPAITEYELVETAAGLRAGSRDVLPYIGVLDDGVFAATGHHRNGLLMAPVTADAVVAWLEGEKPPEGVEAASPARLHQKEHV; this comes from the coding sequence ATGACGAACACCTTGGCCGTGGTCGGCGGCGGCGTGATCGGCCTGTCCACGGCGTGGCGAGCCGCACGAGCCGGCCGCGAAGTGACCCTCTACGACCCCGAGCCCGTCCGCGGCGGCGCGTCCTGGCTGGCCGGCGGCATGCTCGCCCCGGTCACCGAGGCCTGGCCGGGCGAGGAAGACGTCCTGCGCCTCGGCGAAGAATCGCTGAAAAGGTGGCCCGGCTTCGCGAGCGACCTCGCTCAGGAAGGCCTCGACCCCGGCCTGGCCGAACACGGCACGCTCGTCGTCGCGTTCGACAGCGCCGACGCCGGCCACCTCGACATCCTCGCCGCGCACCTGCACTCGCTCGGCCGCGTGGCCGAACGCCTCACCAGTCGCGAGACGAAGCGGCTCGAACCGGGCACCGGGTCCGTCCGAAGTGGACTCCACGTGCCCGGCGACCTGGCCGTGGACAACCGGAAACTGCTCCACGCCCTGTACGCGGCGTGCCAAGAACGAGACGTCCGGTTCGTCCGCGAACGCGTCGAACGCGTCCCGGACGCCGACGCCGTCGTGCTCGCCGCCGGCGCCTGGACCGGACGGCTGCACCCGCAGCTCGCCGACGCCGTCCGCCCGCTCAAGGGCGAGATCCTGCGCCTGAAACCCCGCCGCGGCTGCCTGCCCCCGCCCACGCGCACCGTCCGCGCCGTCGTCGAGAGCCGGCCGATCTACCTCGTGCCGCGCGGCGACCAGGAGCTCGTCCTCGGCGCGACGCAGTACGAGGCGGGTTTCGACCGGGCCGTCACCGCGCGCGGCGTCCGCGAGCTGATCGAGGGCGCCGAGCGCGTCTTCCCCGCGATCACCGAGTACGAGCTCGTCGAGACCGCCGCCGGCCTGCGGGCCGGCAGCCGGGACGTGCTGCCCTACATCGGCGTCCTTGACGACGGCGTCTTCGCCGCCACCGGGCACCACCGCAACGGCCTGCTGATGGCCCCCGTGACCGCGGACGCCGTGGTTGCCTGGCTCGAGGGTGAGAAGCCGCCCGAAGGCGTCGAAGCGGCTTCACCCGCCCGCCTGCACCAGAAGGAGCACGTGTGA
- a CDS encoding DUF3159 domain-containing protein — MSAEPRESLAQILGGRRGALDASIPPAGFVVGWLAAGQSIAWGAGAAIAVAVALGVYRMVRGGKVRAVVVSLAAVVAAALIALHTGRAQDFFLLQLMSNVASALLWAASIVVRWPLLGVVVGLVLGQKTRWRRDPVLLKAYSRASWVWVFGQYVLRVVVYGLLWWSGQVIALGVARTVLSWPLVALTVAVSGWVLYRALPPEHPGLRLAPETRSDDVPGT, encoded by the coding sequence GTGTCCGCAGAACCCCGTGAGTCGCTCGCGCAGATCCTCGGCGGCCGCCGAGGTGCGCTCGACGCCAGTATCCCGCCCGCCGGTTTCGTCGTCGGCTGGCTCGCGGCGGGGCAGTCCATCGCCTGGGGTGCCGGCGCCGCCATCGCGGTCGCCGTCGCGCTCGGGGTCTACCGGATGGTCCGCGGCGGGAAGGTCCGCGCGGTGGTCGTCAGCCTGGCCGCCGTCGTCGCGGCCGCGCTGATCGCCTTGCACACCGGCCGCGCCCAGGACTTCTTCCTGCTGCAGCTGATGTCCAATGTGGCCAGCGCGCTGCTCTGGGCCGCGAGCATCGTGGTCCGGTGGCCGCTGCTCGGCGTCGTCGTCGGCCTGGTGCTCGGCCAGAAGACGCGCTGGCGCCGCGACCCCGTGCTGCTGAAGGCGTACTCGCGCGCCAGCTGGGTCTGGGTGTTCGGCCAGTACGTGCTGCGCGTCGTCGTCTACGGCCTGCTGTGGTGGTCCGGCCAGGTGATCGCGCTCGGCGTGGCCCGCACGGTGCTGTCGTGGCCACTGGTCGCGCTGACCGTCGCGGTGAGCGGCTGGGTGCTCTACCGGGCATTGCCGCCGGAGCACCCCGGCTTGCGATTGGCCCCCGAAACCCGGTCGGACGACGTACCCGGGACATAA
- the thiE gene encoding thiamine phosphate synthase, with amino-acid sequence MPALSGDKIRARLDAARLYLCTDARTSRGDLASFADAALAGGVDIIQLRDKTGALEAAGEIAALEVLAEACARHGALLSVNDRADVALAVGADVLHLGQDDIPVGLARRILGDDVVIGRSTHSVAQASAAASEPGVDYFCTGPCWPTPTKPGRSAPGLDLVRATAAAAPERPWFAIGGIDGPRLPEVLEAGASRIVVVRAITEAEDPEAAARELRSHLA; translated from the coding sequence ATGCCCGCCCTTTCCGGTGACAAGATCCGCGCCCGCCTCGACGCGGCGCGCCTGTACCTCTGCACGGACGCCCGCACGTCCCGCGGCGACTTGGCGTCCTTCGCCGACGCGGCCCTGGCCGGTGGCGTCGACATCATCCAGCTGCGCGACAAGACCGGCGCTTTGGAAGCCGCCGGCGAGATCGCGGCGCTGGAGGTGCTGGCCGAGGCGTGCGCGCGCCACGGAGCACTGCTGTCGGTGAACGACCGGGCGGACGTGGCACTGGCGGTGGGCGCGGACGTGCTGCACCTGGGCCAGGACGACATCCCGGTCGGGTTGGCCCGCCGGATTCTGGGTGACGACGTGGTCATCGGGCGGTCGACGCACTCCGTCGCGCAAGCTTCGGCCGCCGCTTCGGAACCGGGGGTGGACTACTTCTGCACCGGCCCGTGCTGGCCGACACCGACGAAACCGGGCCGGTCGGCGCCGGGGTTGGACCTGGTCCGCGCGACGGCGGCGGCCGCTCCCGAACGCCCGTGGTTCGCGATCGGCGGCATCGACGGCCCGCGGCTCCCGGAGGTGCTGGAGGCGGGCGCGTCGCGGATCGTGGTGGTCCGCGCGATCACCGAGGCCGAGGACCCGGAAGCCGCGGCGCGGGAGTTGCGGTCCCACCTGGCTTGA
- the thiS gene encoding sulfur carrier protein ThiS → MEIKLNGTWTEFPDGATVADVLDASGGQRPGIAVAVDGVVVRRSDWAATAVPKGAGVDVLTAVQGG, encoded by the coding sequence ATGGAGATCAAGCTCAACGGGACGTGGACGGAGTTCCCCGACGGCGCGACCGTCGCGGACGTCCTCGACGCGTCCGGCGGGCAGCGGCCCGGCATCGCCGTCGCGGTCGACGGCGTCGTCGTCCGCCGGAGCGACTGGGCGGCCACCGCCGTGCCCAAGGGCGCGGGTGTCGACGTGCTCACCGCCGTCCAGGGAGGCTGA
- a CDS encoding SIS domain-containing protein, with product MMTEQRPGEHMAAEIAQQPDVLAGLVGRQAEIAEVAEKISQRPPRFALLAARGSSDHAALYAKYLIEVLLGLPAGLVSPSTATLYGARPDLRDVLFVTVSQSGGSPDLIEVTETARRQGALTVSVTNTPDSPLRAASELGVDIGAGVEKAVAATKTYSATLMALYLLIDAVRGGKAADAEKIGELAQQTLDGAAEGVQRAVDRYRFVDRVLTTGRGYSYASALEGSLKLAETSYLAARAYSGADLLHGPVAAVDGETAVLAVTSKGQGGQAMHEVLEAVGKRGADVLAVGSAASEVPAALRIDVAPTVEELAPILEILPIQRIALGLSLARGGDPDSPRGLLKVTKTR from the coding sequence ATGATGACCGAACAACGGCCCGGCGAGCACATGGCCGCGGAGATCGCCCAGCAACCGGACGTCCTGGCCGGACTGGTGGGGCGTCAGGCGGAAATCGCCGAGGTGGCGGAAAAGATCTCACAACGGCCTCCGCGCTTCGCTTTGCTCGCCGCGCGTGGATCGAGTGACCACGCAGCGTTGTATGCGAAGTACCTGATCGAGGTACTGCTCGGCCTTCCGGCTGGTCTTGTCTCCCCGTCCACGGCGACGCTGTACGGCGCGCGGCCCGATCTGCGGGACGTGCTGTTCGTCACGGTCAGCCAGAGCGGCGGCTCGCCCGACCTGATCGAGGTCACCGAAACAGCGCGCCGCCAGGGCGCGCTGACGGTGTCCGTCACCAACACCCCGGACTCGCCGCTGCGGGCGGCGTCCGAGCTCGGCGTCGACATCGGCGCCGGCGTCGAGAAGGCCGTCGCCGCGACCAAGACGTACTCGGCGACGCTGATGGCGCTCTACCTCCTGATCGACGCGGTGCGCGGCGGCAAGGCGGCCGACGCCGAGAAGATCGGCGAGCTGGCGCAGCAGACCCTGGACGGCGCCGCCGAAGGCGTCCAGCGGGCGGTCGACCGATACCGCTTCGTGGACCGCGTCCTCACCACCGGCCGCGGCTACTCCTACGCGTCGGCGCTGGAGGGTTCGCTCAAGCTGGCCGAGACGAGCTACCTGGCCGCCCGCGCGTACAGCGGCGCGGACCTGCTGCACGGCCCGGTCGCGGCGGTCGACGGCGAGACCGCCGTGCTCGCGGTGACCAGCAAGGGGCAGGGCGGGCAGGCGATGCACGAGGTTCTCGAGGCCGTCGGCAAGCGCGGCGCGGACGTGCTCGCCGTCGGTTCGGCCGCCTCGGAGGTGCCGGCGGCGCTGCGCATCGACGTCGCCCCGACCGTCGAAGAGCTCGCGCCGATCCTGGAGATCCTGCCCATCCAGCGGATCGCGCTCGGCCTGTCGCTCGCCCGCGGCGGCGACCCGGACAGCCCGCGCGGCCTGCTGAAGGTGACCAAGACGAGGTGA
- a CDS encoding threonine ammonia-lyase gives MELVTISDIEAAAKRVRGVAVHTPLLLQTWDPRGTLWLKPESLQPVGAFKVRGAFNAIGSLDEESRSRGVIAYSSGNHAQAVAYAAQQYGVPAVIVVPDVAPRIKVEATRAYGAEVIEVPIGEHEGKAHELAAERGLTLVPPYDDAAIIAGQGTAGLEIAEDLPDVEVVLVPVSGGGLASGVGVAIKARCPRARVIGVEPALAGDTAEGLRLGHRVDWPQADRARTIADGLRAQPSELTFAHLREVVDAMVTVTEDEIREAVRTLARKARLVAEPSGAVTTAAYMFHADELPAGRTVALISGGNADPALFAEILAGQPG, from the coding sequence ATGGAACTGGTGACGATCTCCGACATCGAGGCCGCGGCGAAGCGCGTCCGAGGTGTCGCCGTGCACACGCCCCTGTTGCTCCAGACGTGGGATCCCCGCGGAACCCTGTGGCTCAAACCCGAAAGCCTGCAACCGGTCGGCGCGTTCAAGGTGCGCGGCGCGTTCAACGCGATCGGTTCCCTCGACGAGGAAAGCCGCTCCCGCGGCGTCATCGCGTACTCGAGCGGTAACCACGCGCAGGCCGTCGCCTACGCCGCGCAGCAGTACGGCGTACCCGCGGTGATCGTCGTGCCGGACGTCGCGCCGCGGATCAAGGTCGAGGCCACCCGCGCGTACGGCGCTGAGGTGATCGAGGTGCCGATCGGCGAGCACGAGGGGAAAGCGCACGAACTGGCCGCCGAACGCGGGCTGACCCTCGTCCCGCCCTACGACGACGCGGCCATCATCGCCGGGCAGGGCACGGCGGGCCTCGAGATCGCCGAGGACCTCCCCGACGTCGAGGTCGTGCTGGTGCCGGTGAGCGGCGGCGGGCTGGCGTCCGGTGTCGGCGTCGCGATCAAGGCGCGCTGCCCGCGGGCTCGCGTCATCGGCGTCGAGCCGGCGCTGGCCGGGGACACGGCCGAGGGGCTGCGCCTGGGCCACCGGGTCGACTGGCCCCAGGCCGACCGCGCCCGGACGATCGCCGACGGCCTGCGCGCGCAGCCGTCCGAACTGACGTTCGCGCACCTGCGGGAGGTCGTCGACGCCATGGTCACGGTCACCGAGGACGAGATCCGCGAAGCCGTGCGCACGCTCGCCCGGAAGGCCCGGCTGGTCGCCGAGCCCAGCGGCGCGGTGACGACGGCGGCGTACATGTTCCACGCCGACGAGCTGCCGGCCGGGCGCACGGTCGCCCTCATCTCGGGCGGCAACGCCGACCCGGCGCTGTTCGCCGAGATCCTCGCGGGTCAGCCCGGCTAG
- a CDS encoding OmpA family protein, with the protein MSGGRRWILVVPIAVLVTALLAGVVTWAQGGNIQRDLTADAQAALAQAGLSPGTVTFDGRDATLTGFAPDQALRALEVVQNVDGVRAAQLQGDVTPIAPSTPPPPTTPPSTSSPPPTTSATAPPPPTDKAGVQAEIDRMLAEAPITFVPDTARLTPEGEQAARTVAIALAKSPATFRYRVTGHAARGSGSAGGALKLSRDRARAVTRILTTNGLTAKRVTYRGLGDTRPATGGEEDRRVEITVV; encoded by the coding sequence ATGTCCGGTGGTCGTCGCTGGATCCTCGTGGTCCCGATCGCGGTGCTGGTCACCGCGTTGCTGGCGGGGGTCGTCACCTGGGCCCAGGGCGGGAACATCCAGCGTGACCTCACCGCCGACGCCCAAGCCGCGCTGGCCCAGGCCGGGCTGTCCCCCGGCACCGTCACTTTCGACGGCCGGGACGCCACCCTCACCGGCTTCGCGCCCGACCAGGCGCTGCGGGCCCTCGAAGTCGTCCAGAACGTCGATGGCGTCCGGGCCGCCCAGCTGCAGGGCGACGTCACCCCCATCGCCCCCAGCACGCCGCCGCCCCCGACCACCCCGCCCAGCACCAGCAGCCCGCCGCCGACCACCAGTGCCACCGCTCCGCCGCCGCCCACCGACAAGGCCGGTGTGCAAGCCGAGATCGACCGGATGCTCGCCGAGGCGCCGATCACCTTCGTGCCGGACACCGCCCGGCTCACCCCCGAAGGCGAACAGGCCGCCCGCACCGTCGCGATCGCCCTCGCCAAGTCGCCGGCCACCTTCCGGTACCGCGTCACCGGGCACGCCGCCCGCGGGTCCGGCAGCGCCGGCGGCGCGCTGAAGCTTTCCCGGGACCGCGCCAGGGCCGTCACGCGGATCCTCACCACCAACGGCCTGACGGCCAAGCGCGTGACCTACCGGGGGCTGGGCGACACCCGGCCCGCCACCGGCGGCGAAGAGGACCGGCGCGTCGAGATCACAGTCGTTTGA
- a CDS encoding DUF6932 family protein, whose protein sequence is MALPHWTPQQVLPPGRHACDLADVYERLVFDAPHQNEREILFSALNSYLGVARRIMPSGRAWIGGELVTRTAHPPQSLDVVLIPDEWGALKRLDDAGRSALYGLLTLRGVIVGQPAMYLDQVQPVGGMLDGFLCRPGDEDVWAEVWARGGRGYPEMIW, encoded by the coding sequence GTGGCGCTCCCCCATTGGACGCCCCAGCAGGTCCTTCCGCCGGGCCGCCACGCCTGCGACCTCGCCGACGTCTACGAACGCCTGGTCTTCGACGCCCCGCACCAGAACGAGCGCGAGATCCTCTTCAGCGCGCTCAACAGCTACCTCGGCGTGGCCCGCCGGATCATGCCGTCCGGCCGCGCGTGGATCGGCGGCGAGCTCGTCACGCGCACCGCGCACCCGCCGCAGAGCCTCGACGTCGTCCTCATCCCGGACGAGTGGGGCGCGCTCAAGCGGCTCGACGACGCCGGCCGGTCGGCGCTGTACGGCCTGCTCACGCTGCGCGGCGTGATCGTCGGGCAGCCCGCGATGTACCTCGATCAGGTTCAGCCGGTCGGCGGCATGCTGGACGGCTTCCTGTGCCGCCCCGGCGACGAAGACGTGTGGGCCGAGGTCTGGGCCCGAGGCGGCAGGGGCTACCCGGAGATGATCTGGTGA
- a CDS encoding N-acetylglucosamine kinase, with protein sequence MTYAIGVDAGGTSTRAALVDAAGAVLGTGRGEGANPNAHAPEVAAGRIADAITAALGTRDPGEVRASVVGMAGVSKLSDVRVAAVFDAAWTRIGLTNVRVVADAEVAYASATSAPDGTVLVAGTGSIAGRIRKRRLTGTAGGYGWLLGDEGSAFWLGREAVRSTLEALGRGLSLDGLPSAVLAAALGPSGLDVRTDAERLAAARALITTANAEAPVRLARFAPLVSAAHDAGEPAAGGIVARAAELLVANALAAREPGESTPVVLVGSVLTGNSPVGALVRRGLSGLEVLTSSDGVLGAAWLAAVDAFGEGVVRPVFP encoded by the coding sequence GTGACCTACGCGATCGGCGTCGACGCCGGCGGAACGTCGACCAGGGCCGCACTGGTCGACGCCGCCGGCGCCGTGCTGGGCACCGGCCGCGGCGAAGGCGCCAACCCCAACGCGCACGCACCCGAGGTCGCGGCGGGCCGGATCGCCGACGCGATCACCGCGGCGCTGGGCACGCGCGACCCGGGCGAGGTGCGGGCGTCCGTCGTCGGCATGGCCGGGGTCAGCAAGCTCAGCGACGTGCGCGTGGCGGCGGTGTTCGACGCGGCCTGGACGCGAATCGGACTCACGAACGTCCGGGTGGTCGCCGACGCCGAAGTGGCTTACGCGTCCGCGACGTCGGCGCCGGACGGGACGGTGCTCGTCGCCGGCACCGGTTCCATCGCGGGCCGGATCCGCAAGCGCCGGCTGACCGGCACCGCGGGCGGCTACGGCTGGCTGCTCGGCGACGAAGGGTCCGCGTTCTGGCTCGGCCGCGAAGCCGTCCGATCCACTTTGGAGGCTCTCGGCCGCGGCCTCTCCCTGGACGGGCTGCCCTCGGCGGTGCTCGCCGCGGCGCTCGGACCGTCCGGTTTGGACGTCCGGACGGACGCGGAGCGCCTCGCCGCCGCACGCGCGTTGATCACGACCGCCAATGCCGAGGCACCGGTCCGGCTCGCCCGCTTCGCCCCCTTGGTGAGCGCGGCGCACGACGCCGGGGAGCCCGCGGCGGGCGGAATAGTGGCCCGCGCGGCCGAACTTCTGGTCGCGAACGCCCTCGCCGCGCGCGAACCGGGCGAATCGACCCCGGTGGTGCTCGTGGGTTCGGTCCTGACCGGAAACAGCCCGGTCGGTGCCCTCGTACGCCGTGGTTTGTCCGGCCTGGAGGTGCTGACCAGCTCGGATGGGGTGCTCGGGGCGGCCTGGCTCGCGGCCGTGGACGCCTTCGGCGAAGGGGTGGTTAGACCAGTATTTCCCTAA